The genomic window ACCATCCCGCCGGGTTCGCCACGGCGGAGAGTACCAGCCCGGCCAGCAGCGCCGGCACGACGATGACGTTCGGCAGGAGTTGGTGTTCGAGGTCGGTAACGGCCAGTGCGACCAGCGCGCAGACGAGGATCAGGGCCGTCGCCAGCTCGACGCTCGGACCGAGAAGGTAGGCGGCGGCCGCGAACAGCACCGCGGTGGCGAGCTCGACCAGCGGGTAACGCGGCGATATACCGGCCCCGCACTCCCGGCAGCGGCCCCTCAGAACCACATAGGAGAGGAGCGGGATGTTGTCCAGCTTGCGCAGGGCCGCGCCACAGCCCGGGCAGTGAGACGCGGGCCACGCCACCGACTCCTTACGGGGTACCCGGTGGATCACGACGTTTAAGAAACTCCCGATCACGAGGCCGAACGGGAGTAGCACGAGCGCCAGCAGCATCAGGCCCCGGCGTCCGGTCCGGCGTACCGGAGGGCCTCTATCTCCGTCCCGTCGGGCACGTTCGTCTTGCGCCCGATCACGGAGTTGTATCCTAGCTGCGTCCTCGCGCCGACCGCGGCGCCCGCGCCGATAACGCAGCCCGCCGATACCCAGGCTCCGGCCCCGACCGTCGCGTCGCGGTCCAGCACGGCCCCGCTGCCGACCATGCAATGACTGCCGAGGCCGGCATCCGGGTGCAGCGCGGCCCCGGCGCAGATCACCGAGCCGTCCCCGACGGTGGCCTCCGGCGAGACGTAGGCCGCCGGGTGCGTGGCGGACATGAACTGCCCCCCGAGGGCCCGGATGGAGTTTGCGACCCGGAGCCTGGCGGCGTTATCCGTTATGGCGACGACGACGAACACGGACTCCACGGAGAGCAGGCTTTTTAGCATCCAGGTATCCCCGAGCACGGGAAAGCCGCGCACCTCCCCGGGCAGGTCGGCGTGCGCGTCGTCGTAGAAGCCCATGATCCAGGACTCATACCCGCAGGCCAGCAAGACGTCGAGGACCATCCTGCCGCAGCCCCCGGCTCCGACGACGGCGATCCTGAACCCCGCGCCGACCTCTTCTTCCTGTACCTGGACCTCGGGCTGCGTCACGCCGCCCCTGGCCTCCGGCTCTCTTATCTCGGCCTCCTCCCGGGTCGAGCAAGCGAGTGATCTCGCGCTTACGCCCCTCGCAACTCGGAAAATTCTAGCATCGTAGCCATGACTCCGCCCTCGGGCACCTGGGCGGAAGGCCAAACAGAGGGTTAAACGGAGAAGCCGCCTTCCAGCCGGTTCCCGACCAGGAACTCGGCGGCGGTCAGGGCTTTCGAGCCCGGGAGCTGGAGCCCCAGAATCTCTATGGAGTCCGAGCCGCATCCGACGAGGATACGGCGCTTGTCCGAGAAGATCTCCCCCGGCGCGAGGCCGCCCGCCTCGGCCACCCGGGAGCCCAGCAGCTTTACCGGACCCTCGACGTCCGGGTGGGTCGCCCTGGCTCCTATGTGCGGCGAGAGCGCCCGGATGTGGTCGTGTACCCGCCGGGCGTCGAGCCTCCAGTCCACGAATCGTTCCTCCGGTGAGATCTTGGCTGCGTGGCTCGCCCGGGACTCGTCTTGCTCCTCGGGCTCCGCCGATCCGGCCTCCACGAGGTCCAGGGCCTCCACTATCGCCTCAGCTCCCAGCCCGGCCAGGGCCGCGGTCAGCTCCCCGCCGGTGGTCTGCGGGCCCAGGCCGATCTCACGCCGCAGGATGAACGGCCCGGTGTCGAGACCTTCGGTCATACGCATTATGGTTACGCCGGTCGTGTCCTCACCGGCCATGATCGCCCGCTCAACCGGAGCCGCTCCCCGGTAGGCCGGAAGCAGCGAGGCGTGCACGTTCCACGCTCCCCGGGGCGAGGCTCCGAGGGTGTCGGCGCGGAGGATCTGGCCGTAGGCCGCGACTACCAGAGAATCGTAATCGCCTATCTCTCCGGCCGCCTCCCCGATACGTCCGGGCTGGCGCAGCTCGCAGCCGGAGCGCGCCGCTAGCTCTGCGACGGGCGTGGGCGTGGTCTTGCGTCCCCGGCCCCGGCGGGAGTCGGGCTGTGAGATCACGAGCCCGACCTCGTGTTCCGAGGCCAGCAGCCCCTCTAGCACCGTGGCCGCGAATGTCGGGGTGCCCGCGAAGGCGATCCTCAACTCATCCTCCTGTAGCCGCGGACTCTGTCACGGACTAGCCAACCTTGCCGGCCCTACCTCTGGGCCAGCATCCGCTCCCGGAGACCCCGCATCGCCTCGCGCCGGGACTCGCGGTCCGTGCGCTCCAAGATGGTGATCCCGTCGAGGTGATCCATCTCGTGCTGTATTATGCGTGCTAATAGCTCTGTGGCCTCGATCCGGATCATCTCGCCAGAGGGGTCGTAGCCCGTGACGATTATGCTCACCGGACGCTCGACCTCTACTTGAACTCCAGGTAGAGATAGGCAGCCCTCCGTATCCGTCTCGGTCTCTTGAGAGCGGCTCTCTATGACCGGGTTGACGACGGCATACTCCTCGTCCTCGAGGCCGGCGACGAAGATCCGCTTCAGGCGTCCGACCTGGGTGGCGGCGAGGCCGACCCCCTCGTGCTCGCGCATGGAGACGAGCATGTCTTCGGCGAGCCGGGAGAGGGCCTCGTCGAAGCCCTCGACGGGCGTGGCGGCGGACCTCAGTACCGGGTCTCCGAAGGTCCGGATCTCAAGCGCCAACTCTA from Rubrobacter aplysinae includes these protein-coding regions:
- a CDS encoding prepilin peptidase gives rise to the protein MLLALVLLPFGLVIGSFLNVVIHRVPRKESVAWPASHCPGCGAALRKLDNIPLLSYVVLRGRCRECGAGISPRYPLVELATAVLFAAAAYLLGPSVELATALILVCALVALAVTDLEHQLLPNVIVVPALLAGLVLSAVANPAGWWTYPVVAAGMGGFLLALALVYPGGMGMGDVKMGAMLGAFLGGYAALAVFLAALAGAVVSGVLMATGRAGRRTRILFGFFMALGGLATLFAGPGLWGGYLRLLGGG
- a CDS encoding PglD-related sugar-binding protein codes for the protein MTQPEVQVQEEEVGAGFRIAVVGAGGCGRMVLDVLLACGYESWIMGFYDDAHADLPGEVRGFPVLGDTWMLKSLLSVESVFVVVAITDNAARLRVANSIRALGGQFMSATHPAAYVSPEATVGDGSVICAGAALHPDAGLGSHCMVGSGAVLDRDATVGAGAWVSAGCVIGAGAAVGARTQLGYNSVIGRKTNVPDGTEIEALRYAGPDAGA
- the fmt gene encoding methionyl-tRNA formyltransferase, with protein sequence MRIAFAGTPTFAATVLEGLLASEHEVGLVISQPDSRRGRGRKTTPTPVAELAARSGCELRQPGRIGEAAGEIGDYDSLVVAAYGQILRADTLGASPRGAWNVHASLLPAYRGAAPVERAIMAGEDTTGVTIMRMTEGLDTGPFILRREIGLGPQTTGGELTAALAGLGAEAIVEALDLVEAGSAEPEEQDESRASHAAKISPEERFVDWRLDARRVHDHIRALSPHIGARATHPDVEGPVKLLGSRVAEAGGLAPGEIFSDKRRILVGCGSDSIEILGLQLPGSKALTAAEFLVGNRLEGGFSV
- the def gene encoding peptide deformylase; translated protein: MALEIRTFGDPVLRSAATPVEGFDEALSRLAEDMLVSMREHEGVGLAATQVGRLKRIFVAGLEDEEYAVVNPVIESRSQETETDTEGCLSLPGVQVEVERPVSIIVTGYDPSGEMIRIEATELLARIIQHEMDHLDGITILERTDRESRREAMRGLRERMLAQR